The nucleotide window CTTCACAGACCCAAACACCCGACGTCCCGCTTGACCCGATCAGCATCACGCTTGAACGCAGCGGGTGCGATGGCATGTGCCCTTCCTACAGCATCGCCATCCACGGCGATGGAACCGCCATCTTCACGGGCAAGGCATTCACCGACGTCAGAGGTGAGCATCACTTTCGCGTCTCCAGCGCCGGACTGGCCGCACTGGAAGACAGCATCCGCAGCAAGAACCTCTGGTTGACCGCTACATCGTACGGTCCTCCGCCCATCGATGGTCAGGCCACCTTCCTCACCCTTGCCATGGGCACAAGACAACATCGCATCACGCACGACGAGGAACAGCCAGACGTACCCATGGCTATCCGGCGCTTCGAGCAGGAAGTCATGGCGGTAGTACATGCCGATGAGTGGATCGCCCTTACGCCGCGCATCGTTGAACAGTTGCGCGTTGATGGCTTTGCGTTCCAGTCACGAGAGGGAACCGAACTGCTGGAACGCGCCATCGCCAGCATCCGCGATTCAGACGAACAGGCCATGCTGGATCTCATGGCGCTGGGTGTGCCGCTTAACGCAGGCATGATGGACCTTGCGAGAAAGCACGGAAGGACACGCATCGTGGCCGCCTTGCACGAGCGAGGCATCTCAGGTGACGCCGGTTCGACTGAGGAGCATTGAAACGGCGCGCCGCGGACAGGCCCGCTGCGGGTGTGGATGCGTCGCCAT belongs to Dyella terrae and includes:
- a CDS encoding DUF6438 domain-containing protein; the protein is MRTGKWIVLGTLAAPCGASASQTQTPDVPLDPISITLERSGCDGMCPSYSIAIHGDGTAIFTGKAFTDVRGEHHFRVSSAGLAALEDSIRSKNLWLTATSYGPPPIDGQATFLTLAMGTRQHRITHDEEQPDVPMAIRRFEQEVMAVVHADEWIALTPRIVEQLRVDGFAFQSREGTELLERAIASIRDSDEQAMLDLMALGVPLNAGMMDLARKHGRTRIVAALHERGISGDAGSTEEH